The following are encoded in a window of Flavobacterium sp. WC2421 genomic DNA:
- a CDS encoding aminoacyl-histidine dipeptidase → MSQEIRNLEPKVLWNKFADLNAVPRPSKKEERVIEFMKDFGKNLGLETFEDEIRNVIIRKPATPGMENRKAIVMQGHLDMVHQKNGDTIFDFDTQGIDMYVDGDWVRARGTTLGADNGLGVAAIMAILESTDIPHPAIEALFTIDEETGMTGALNLKGGILQGQILLNLDTEEDDEIDIGCAGGIDVTATAEYDEEETPEASVGYKITIKGLKGGHSGMDIHKGLGNANKIMNRLLFDGFDNFGLQISEIQGGSLRNAIPRESVATVVIAEVYDEAFVFDMQQIVNDIKTELKTTEPNLEVVFEKLKAAPAKVMPSIAQFYFVRAMYAAHNGVYAMSADFADLVETSNNIAKVVVGDGNLTVKCLTRSSVETAKFDLANGLRSAFELMGCEVEFSGSYPGWTPNAESEILDVLVPIYEKQNGAKPSVVACHAGLECGILGTNYPEMDMISFGPTIHGAHSPDERASISSSQKFWKFLVAILANIPLK, encoded by the coding sequence ATGAGTCAAGAAATAAGAAATTTAGAGCCCAAAGTACTTTGGAATAAGTTTGCCGATTTGAATGCAGTTCCTCGCCCTTCAAAAAAAGAAGAAAGAGTAATCGAATTTATGAAAGACTTTGGAAAAAATCTTGGATTAGAAACTTTTGAAGATGAGATCCGTAATGTAATTATTCGTAAGCCAGCGACTCCAGGAATGGAAAATCGTAAAGCAATAGTAATGCAAGGACATTTGGATATGGTTCATCAAAAAAATGGAGATACCATTTTTGATTTCGATACTCAAGGGATTGATATGTATGTTGATGGAGACTGGGTACGTGCTAGAGGGACTACATTAGGGGCCGATAATGGACTTGGAGTTGCGGCTATAATGGCGATTCTTGAAAGTACTGATATTCCACATCCAGCTATCGAAGCATTGTTTACGATAGACGAAGAAACAGGAATGACGGGTGCGTTAAATCTTAAAGGAGGGATTCTTCAAGGTCAAATTCTATTGAATTTAGATACTGAAGAAGATGACGAAATTGATATCGGTTGTGCTGGAGGTATTGATGTGACAGCTACTGCTGAATATGATGAAGAGGAAACACCAGAAGCTTCTGTTGGATATAAAATTACGATAAAAGGTTTAAAAGGTGGGCATTCTGGAATGGATATCCACAAAGGATTAGGGAATGCTAATAAAATTATGAACCGTTTGTTATTTGATGGTTTTGATAATTTTGGTTTGCAAATTTCTGAAATACAAGGAGGAAGTTTACGTAACGCTATTCCTAGAGAAAGTGTTGCAACAGTAGTAATTGCTGAAGTGTATGATGAAGCATTTGTTTTTGATATGCAACAGATTGTAAATGATATCAAAACAGAATTAAAAACGACTGAGCCAAATCTTGAGGTTGTTTTCGAAAAATTAAAAGCAGCTCCTGCTAAAGTAATGCCTTCAATTGCTCAATTTTATTTTGTTAGAGCAATGTATGCAGCTCATAATGGGGTTTATGCTATGAGTGCTGATTTTGCTGATCTTGTGGAAACATCTAATAATATTGCAAAAGTAGTAGTAGGAGATGGGAACCTTACGGTTAAATGTTTAACACGTTCTTCAGTGGAAACGGCTAAGTTTGATTTAGCAAACGGTTTACGTTCTGCTTTTGAATTAATGGGTTGTGAAGTGGAATTTTCAGGATCTTATCCGGGTTGGACTCCTAATGCTGAATCAGAAATATTAGATGTTCTAGTTCCTATTTATGAAAAACAAAATGGAGCAAAACCTAGTGTTGTAGCGTGTCATGCAGGTTTAGAATGTGGAATTCTGGGAACTAATTATCCAGAAATGGATATGATTTCTTTTGGACCAACGATTCATGGTGCGCATTCACCTGATGAAAGAGCAAGTATTTCTTCATCTCAGAAATTCTGGAAATTTTTAGTAGCCATTTTGGCTAATATTCCGTTGAAATAA
- a CDS encoding DUF3810 domain-containing protein — MNPVKPKYILPFFLIVQIIFLQIIPFYPEWIEQNYSNGLYPSIAAFLRTFLGAIPFSIGDCIYFILIFLIIKWFWNKRKSWKLQWKNNILTILSFFSVFYFLFHSLWAFNYYRQPLFEKMAIQREYTDADLLDFTKALIIRTNSIQRQLAQNDSLKVKFPYTQNQAFQKNLNGYKNLSKEYHYFTFNQISTKKSLLSLPLSYMGFSGYLNPFTNEAQVNDLVPMYNFPTTTCHEMAHQMGYASESECNFIGFMASIKNEDLYFQYSGYSFALRYCLGNWEIRDKKIFKQLLKTVHPGILKNYQESSNFRKQYQSPIESAFHIFYDNFLKLNQQKDGMESYSKFINLMVNYYKEKKL; from the coding sequence ATGAATCCTGTGAAACCGAAATACATTTTACCTTTTTTTCTAATTGTTCAAATCATTTTTTTACAAATCATTCCTTTTTACCCAGAATGGATAGAGCAAAACTATAGTAACGGGCTGTACCCTAGTATCGCAGCATTTTTAAGGACTTTTTTAGGAGCGATTCCATTTTCTATTGGAGATTGCATTTATTTTATTCTTATTTTTTTGATTATAAAATGGTTTTGGAATAAAAGAAAATCTTGGAAATTGCAGTGGAAAAATAACATTTTGACTATTCTAAGTTTCTTTTCCGTTTTTTATTTTTTGTTTCACAGCCTTTGGGCGTTTAACTATTATCGTCAACCTCTTTTTGAAAAAATGGCTATTCAAAGAGAATATACCGATGCTGATTTACTTGATTTCACCAAAGCTTTAATAATTAGAACAAATAGTATACAGAGACAGTTAGCCCAAAATGACAGTTTGAAAGTAAAATTTCCCTACACCCAAAATCAGGCATTCCAAAAGAATTTAAATGGGTATAAAAACCTATCCAAGGAGTATCACTATTTTACTTTTAACCAAATAAGTACCAAGAAATCACTACTTAGTTTGCCATTATCTTATATGGGTTTTAGTGGTTATTTGAATCCTTTTACAAATGAAGCACAAGTCAATGATTTAGTTCCTATGTATAATTTTCCTACTACTACCTGTCATGAAATGGCACACCAAATGGGCTATGCCAGTGAAAGCGAATGCAATTTTATAGGATTTATGGCTTCTATAAAAAATGAAGATTTGTATTTTCAATACTCAGGGTACAGCTTTGCTCTGCGATACTGCTTAGGTAATTGGGAAATACGAGATAAGAAAATTTTTAAACAATTACTAAAAACAGTTCACCCTGGAATTTTAAAAAATTACCAAGAAAGTAGCAATTTTAGAAAACAATACCAAAGCCCAATTGAAAGTGCATTCCATATTTTTTATGATAATTTCTTGAAATTAAATCAACAAAAAGATGGGATGGAGAGCTACAGTAAATTCATCAATTTAATGGTAAACTATTACAAAGAAAAAAAACTTTAG
- a CDS encoding NAD(P)/FAD-dependent oxidoreductase, with protein sequence MNIPNSTLPRIVIIGGGFAGIALAKQLKNKKVQVVLLDKHNYHTFQPLLYQVATGGLEAGSIAYPIRKVIQEYDNFYFRLTSVQEIYTKNKKVIAEIGELSYDYLVIATGSKTNYFGNKEIKRNSMAMKTIPQSLNIRSLILENFEQAVLTTDVAEKNSLINFVLVGGGPTGVELAGALAEMKKAILQKDYPDLDIAKMEINLIQSGDRILNTMSEKSSLAAEKFLESLGVTIWKNVRVTNYDGRTITTNSDLTFETATVIWTAGVQGALVAGLDAQSLVERVERIRVNEFNQVKGYDNIFAVGDIASMETKEYPEGHPMMAQPAMQQGKLLGENIIKLIQHKEMQPFEYNDKGSMATIGRNKAVVDLPNYHFSGVFAWFVWMFVHLFSLIGFKNKAVVFLNWVYNYIRFDREGRLIIRPYKKKSFTSFTSDEV encoded by the coding sequence ATGAATATCCCAAATTCAACTTTACCTAGAATTGTTATTATCGGTGGCGGTTTTGCAGGAATAGCGTTAGCCAAACAATTAAAAAATAAAAAGGTACAAGTAGTTTTATTGGACAAGCACAATTACCATACATTTCAACCCTTATTGTATCAAGTAGCAACAGGTGGTCTTGAAGCCGGATCTATAGCGTATCCAATTCGTAAAGTAATTCAAGAATATGATAATTTTTATTTTAGATTGACATCTGTTCAAGAAATATACACTAAAAACAAAAAAGTAATTGCCGAAATAGGGGAGTTGAGTTACGATTACCTTGTTATTGCTACCGGTTCCAAAACGAATTATTTTGGAAATAAAGAAATAAAACGCAATAGTATGGCTATGAAAACCATACCGCAATCACTCAATATTCGTTCTCTTATTCTGGAAAATTTTGAACAAGCTGTTTTGACTACAGATGTTGCCGAAAAGAATAGCTTAATCAACTTTGTACTCGTAGGAGGTGGACCAACAGGAGTGGAGCTGGCAGGCGCATTGGCCGAAATGAAAAAAGCAATTCTTCAAAAAGATTATCCCGATCTTGATATTGCAAAAATGGAAATTAACCTCATACAAAGCGGAGACCGAATCTTAAATACAATGAGTGAGAAATCATCATTGGCAGCCGAAAAATTTCTAGAAAGTTTGGGCGTTACAATTTGGAAAAATGTTCGAGTAACTAATTATGATGGACGCACCATTACCACTAATTCCGATTTAACTTTTGAAACGGCTACTGTAATCTGGACGGCAGGTGTTCAAGGAGCGCTTGTAGCGGGTCTAGATGCACAATCTCTTGTTGAGCGAGTAGAACGTATTCGGGTGAATGAATTCAATCAAGTAAAGGGTTATGACAATATATTTGCCGTAGGAGATATTGCTTCTATGGAAACGAAGGAATACCCAGAAGGACATCCCATGATGGCACAGCCTGCCATGCAGCAAGGAAAATTATTAGGAGAGAATATAATAAAGTTAATTCAGCATAAAGAGATGCAGCCTTTTGAATACAATGACAAAGGTTCTATGGCTACTATAGGTCGAAATAAGGCCGTTGTTGATTTGCCTAATTATCATTTCAGCGGAGTATTTGCTTGGTTTGTATGGATGTTTGTACACTTGTTTTCCCTTATTGGATTCAAAAATAAAGCCGTAGTTTTCTTGAATTGGGTGTACAATTACATTCGTTTTGACCGGGAAGGTCGATTAATTATTCGTCCTTATAAAAAGAAAAGCTTTACTTCTTTTACTAGTGACGAGGTTTAG
- a CDS encoding RNA polymerase sigma factor → MSENLEHSFVKQLKDNQNIIHKICRLYTDNEDAHKDLFQEITIQLWKAFPKFRGDSKFSTWAYRVALNTAITLYRKNKRSIATVEYESRQHFIKEVDYNYEEEEQIKLMYKAVYQLSDIEKALVFMYLEDKDYREIAETLGISEVNARVKMNRIKGKLKKILNP, encoded by the coding sequence ATGAGTGAAAATCTAGAACATTCTTTTGTAAAGCAACTGAAGGACAATCAGAATATAATCCACAAGATATGTAGGTTGTATACTGACAACGAAGATGCACATAAGGATTTATTTCAAGAAATCACCATTCAACTATGGAAGGCTTTTCCAAAATTTAGGGGCGATAGCAAATTTTCTACTTGGGCGTATCGTGTTGCCTTAAATACTGCCATTACTTTATACAGAAAAAACAAACGATCGATCGCTACAGTTGAATACGAGAGCCGGCAGCACTTTATCAAAGAAGTCGATTACAACTATGAAGAAGAAGAACAGATTAAGCTCATGTACAAAGCGGTTTATCAGCTCAGTGATATTGAAAAGGCGTTGGTCTTTATGTATCTAGAAGACAAAGATTACCGAGAAATTGCAGAGACATTAGGGATTAGTGAAGTCAATGCGAGAGTTAAAATGAACAGAATAAAAGGGAAATTAAAAAAGATATTAAATCCTTAA
- a CDS encoding lysophospholipid acyltransferase family protein codes for MGLFKRNPFGHILFLKKWLIRFFGAATHRRYRGFNELKIEGSEIIRNLPDTNVLFISNHQTYFADVVAMFHVFNASLSGREDTIKNVCYLWQPKMNIYYVAAKETMKSGLLPRIMAYAGAISVERTWRAKGVDVTEKKDVNPNDTENIKMALNDGWVITFPQGTTKSFKPVRKGTAHIIKEHRPIVVPIVIDGFRRSFDKKGLRMKKKGILQSFIIKEPLEIDYDNDTIDEIVEKVEYAIEQHPSFLKVIPCEEIEEQEKLNKLRRWEY; via the coding sequence ATGGGGTTATTTAAGAGAAATCCTTTTGGTCATATACTATTTTTGAAAAAATGGTTAATTCGATTTTTTGGTGCAGCAACACACAGGCGCTATAGAGGATTTAATGAATTAAAAATTGAAGGTTCGGAGATTATCAGGAATCTACCAGATACAAATGTGCTTTTTATATCCAATCATCAAACATACTTTGCTGATGTAGTAGCTATGTTTCATGTTTTTAATGCTAGCCTAAGTGGTCGTGAGGATACCATAAAAAATGTATGTTACTTATGGCAACCGAAGATGAATATCTATTATGTAGCTGCCAAAGAAACAATGAAATCTGGTTTGTTGCCACGTATTATGGCATATGCTGGAGCGATATCCGTAGAGCGTACTTGGCGAGCAAAAGGGGTTGATGTAACAGAGAAAAAAGATGTAAACCCTAACGATACGGAGAACATAAAAATGGCGCTAAATGATGGATGGGTAATTACTTTTCCTCAAGGAACGACTAAATCTTTTAAGCCAGTTCGAAAAGGAACGGCTCACATTATAAAAGAACACCGTCCTATAGTGGTACCTATTGTAATTGATGGCTTTAGACGTTCATTTGACAAAAAGGGACTACGTATGAAAAAGAAAGGAATTCTTCAGTCTTTTATAATTAAAGAACCTTTAGAAATTGACTATGATAATGATACAATTGATGAAATTGTTGAAAAAGTGGAGTATGCTATTGAACAACATCCGTCTTTCCTAAAGGTAATTCCGTGTGAGGAAATAGAAGAGCAGGAAAAATTAAATAAGCTCCGTAGGTGGGAATATTAA
- a CDS encoding CoA pyrophosphatase: MDFQSFLEFVPYLAEAKLPAMASHVKMAPMERIESLNSTVENKNAKKAAVMMLLYPKNGITHLVLIVRNSYEGVHSGQIAFPGGKYEKEDLNFSTTALRETHEEIGVLPEKMKIIKPFTPMYIPPSNFMVYPFFGICSEEICFVPDASEVARIIELPLSVFLNDEIIINARLSTSYANDINVPAFEIEGQVVWGATAMMLSELKDVLNSVLAYGI, encoded by the coding sequence ATGGATTTTCAATCATTTTTAGAATTTGTTCCTTATTTAGCAGAAGCGAAACTTCCCGCTATGGCTTCCCATGTGAAAATGGCTCCTATGGAAAGGATTGAAAGCTTAAATAGTACTGTGGAGAATAAAAACGCTAAAAAAGCTGCAGTAATGATGTTGCTTTATCCTAAAAATGGAATAACACATTTGGTTCTTATTGTTCGTAATTCGTATGAAGGGGTACATTCTGGACAAATTGCATTTCCAGGAGGTAAATATGAAAAAGAGGATTTAAATTTTTCGACAACAGCTTTGCGTGAAACACATGAAGAAATTGGTGTCCTTCCTGAAAAAATGAAAATAATAAAGCCTTTTACACCTATGTATATTCCGCCAAGTAATTTTATGGTATATCCTTTTTTCGGAATTTGCAGTGAGGAAATTTGCTTTGTTCCTGATGCTAGTGAAGTGGCCAGAATAATTGAGCTGCCATTATCCGTTTTTCTAAATGATGAAATAATTATTAATGCTAGACTTTCAACTTCGTATGCAAATGATATTAATGTTCCTGCTTTTGAAATAGAAGGACAAGTGGTTTGGGGGGCTACGGCAATGATGCTGAGTGAATTGAAAGATGTTTTGAATTCAGTCTTAGCATATGGAATTTAG
- a CDS encoding DUF4268 domain-containing protein, producing the protein MYSKEETQKLKREFWITFAEKYPRKWVLYDTKIKDFSFKFYVDNKKAQVLIDIEPRNDEKRTAYFEKMVALKNILEEEFIKDLVFEKDYVLESGKTISRIWVEKLGVGVSNRNNWDVIFDFYNDKMSALELFYLEYDEFIKDVE; encoded by the coding sequence ATGTACAGCAAAGAAGAAACTCAAAAATTAAAAAGAGAATTCTGGATCACATTCGCAGAGAAATACCCAAGAAAATGGGTCCTATACGATACCAAAATAAAAGACTTCTCCTTTAAATTTTATGTTGACAATAAAAAAGCACAAGTCTTAATTGACATTGAACCTCGCAATGACGAAAAGCGTACTGCTTATTTTGAAAAAATGGTAGCTTTAAAAAATATTTTAGAAGAGGAATTTATTAAAGATTTGGTTTTTGAAAAAGACTATGTTTTAGAAAGCGGAAAAACCATTAGCAGAATTTGGGTAGAAAAACTAGGTGTAGGTGTAAGTAATAGAAACAATTGGGATGTAATATTTGATTTCTACAACGATAAAATGAGCGCCTTGGAACTTTTCTATTTAGAATATGATGAGTTTATTAAAGATGTAGAATAA
- a CDS encoding NAD(P)H-dependent flavin oxidoreductase has product MNKITTLFNVKYPIIQGGMIWVSGHKLASAVSNAGGLGLIGAGSMYPEVLREHIQKCKKETSKPFGVNVPMLYPNLEEIMKIIVEEEVKIVFTSAGNPKTWTSFLKEKGITVVHVVSSLVFALKAQEAGVDAVVVEGFEAGGHNGRDETTTLTLIPIVKEQIKIPIIAAGGIGTGRGMLAVMVLGADGVQVGSRFAASIESSAHENFKKTILDVKEGGTQLTLKELAPVRLVKNKFYNDVQALYEKCPTKEELIDLLGRARAKRGMFEGDLIEGELEIGQIAGVINEIKSAEGIIIEMIADFDTARKEVEVFDF; this is encoded by the coding sequence ATGAATAAAATAACAACACTTTTCAATGTTAAATACCCAATAATCCAAGGAGGAATGATCTGGGTTAGTGGACATAAATTGGCCAGCGCTGTCAGTAATGCTGGAGGACTAGGGTTGATAGGTGCTGGATCAATGTATCCGGAAGTTTTACGGGAGCACATTCAAAAATGTAAAAAAGAAACGTCAAAACCATTTGGAGTGAACGTTCCCATGTTATATCCTAACTTGGAAGAGATTATGAAAATAATTGTCGAAGAAGAGGTGAAAATCGTTTTTACTTCGGCAGGAAATCCCAAAACCTGGACATCATTTTTAAAAGAAAAAGGAATAACTGTTGTTCATGTTGTGAGTAGTTTAGTATTTGCTTTAAAAGCACAAGAGGCAGGCGTTGATGCTGTTGTTGTTGAAGGTTTTGAAGCTGGTGGTCATAATGGAAGGGATGAAACAACCACATTAACATTAATCCCAATAGTTAAAGAACAAATTAAAATTCCTATTATTGCAGCTGGAGGAATTGGAACTGGGAGAGGAATGCTAGCTGTTATGGTTCTTGGTGCTGATGGGGTACAAGTAGGAAGTAGGTTTGCGGCCTCAATTGAATCATCAGCACATGAAAATTTCAAAAAGACAATCTTAGATGTCAAAGAAGGTGGAACGCAATTGACATTGAAAGAATTAGCTCCAGTGCGTTTAGTGAAAAATAAATTCTATAATGATGTTCAAGCGCTTTATGAAAAATGCCCAACCAAAGAAGAATTAATTGATTTATTAGGTAGAGCGCGAGCAAAACGGGGTATGTTTGAAGGGGATTTAATTGAAGGAGAACTAGAAATAGGGCAAATAGCAGGAGTGATCAATGAAATTAAATCTGCTGAAGGAATTATAATTGAAATGATTGCTGATTTTGACACAGCTAGAAAAGAAGTTGAAGTATTTGATTTTTAA